Genomic segment of Candidatus Izemoplasmatales bacterium:
TTGGGAGCGCGCCGGATGCCCGAAACGAAGGTCGCGGGCGGCGGCAGGGTCGGGTAGGTCTCGCGAAGGGAGGGGACGGTCCTATTCATCGCAGGGTTCGCCCCCGTAGACCTCGCGATCGTAGTCCTCCGACCGGAGGAAGCCGTCGGCGGCCTCGATCAAGGGATACATGACGACGTCGCTTTCGACCTTCGGGATCCGGCGGCGGAACGCCGCGTGGGCCTTCGTCGTGAAGGCGCCGAGTTCCGCGGCGGGTCGCAGGTCGATCGCCTGGCAGGCGGACATCGTCTCCATCGCGATCACCTTGCGGACGTTTCCGACGATCTCGAGCGCCTTGCGCGCGGCGATCGTCCCCATCGAGACGTGGTCCTCCTGGTTCGCCGAGGAGGGAATCGAGTCGACCGAGGCGGGATGGGCGAGGACCTTGTTCTCGGAAACGAGCGAGGCGGCGCTGTACTGCACGATCATGAAGCCGGAATTGACGCCGCAGTTGGTCCCGAGGAAGGGCGGAAGCCCCTCCGAGAGCTGCGGGTTGACGAGCCGCTCGAGCCGGCGCTCGGAGATGTCGGCGAGTTCGGCGACGGCAATGCCGAGATAGTCGAACGCGAGGGCGAGCGGCTGGCCGTGGAAGTTGCCGGCGGAGACGGCGTCGCCCGCGTCCGGGAAGACGATCGGATTGTCGGTGACGGCGTTCATTTCCGCCTCGACGATGCCCTTCACGTAACGGAAGGCGCCGAGCGAGGCGCCGTGCACCTGCGGCGCGCAGCGGAGGCTGTAGGCGTCCTGGACGCGCTTCTCGCCGGGCCGGGTCAGATGCTTCGATCCCGCGAGGTTCGCGAGGATTCGTTTCGCCGAATCGATCTGCCCCGACTGGTTGCGGAGCGCATGGACGCGCGGATCGAGCGACGCGGGAATCCCGCCGAGAGCTTCGAAGGTGAGGCTGGCGGCGAGGTCGGCCTGGCGTGCGAGCCGGAAGCAGTCGTAGAGCGCGAGGGCGCCGATCGCGGTCATCGCCTGCGTGCCGTTGATGAGCGCGATTCCCTCCTTCGCGCCGAGCGACTCGATCGGAGCGACGCCTTTCTGCGCAAGCCCTTCGAGCGCGGGCAGACGCTTTCCGTCGACCCACACCTCGCCGAGGGCGAGCAGCGGCAGGCACATCTGCGAAAGCGGCGCGAGGTCGCCGGAGGCGCCGAGCGAACCCTTCTCGTAGACGACGGGAGTGATCCCCCGGTTCAGGAATTCGACCAGCTTCAGGACCGTCTCCGGGCGGACTCCCGAATAGCCCTTCACGAGCGCGTTGACGCGCAGGAGCATCATCCCGCGCACGGCGTCGACGGGAAGCGGGTTCCCGACGCCGCAGGCGTGGCTCATGATCAGGTTCTTCTGGAGGAGGCCGACGTCGCGCTTCGCGATCTTCACGTCGGAGAGCTTTCCGAAACCGGTGTTGATCCCGTAGACGGGAGTCCCGGCGTCGGCGACGGCGTCGACGAAGGCGCGGGCGATTTTCGTCCTTTCCATGCTGTCGGCGGAAATGGCGACGCCTTCGTTTCTGCGGGCGACGCGGATGAAACCTTGGAGATCGAGATCGGATCCGTTCAGATGGAGCATACGTTCACCTCGTGGTCGGGCGCAGCGCGCCCCGTTGTATGATAGCACCTTTCGCCCGTCCGCGCAAGCGCTTACTTTCCCGCACGACGTGCGGAAAGGCCGGCGGAGACCGCCGTATGGCGAAGATTCTCGTAAAGTTCCCGTCGGGTTCTTGACAGCGGAAAACCGTGCGTTTATACTGAAATCAGCGATGAAACGATGAAACGGGATGAGATGGAATGCCTTATGAATCGAAGTTGGCCTGCGCCGACGCCGACACCTTGTTCGAAGCGATCCTGAGCCTCAGAAACGCGGAGGAATGCTACCGCTTTTTCAGCGATCTCTGCACCGTCAAGGAACTCCGGGACATGTGCCAGCGGTTCCATATCGCGAAGCTCCTCGACCAGAAGGTCTCCTTCCAGATCATCATGAGCCAGATTCCCGCTTCGACCGCCACGATCGGGCGGGTGAACCGGTCGCTCAAGTACGGCGAGAACGGCTATCAAATCGTGCTGCCGCGTCTCAAGAAACCCGCATCGGGCCGATAGGCCCTTTTTTTTATGCCTCGGCGCGGAGGATCCGGGCGAAGCGGACGCCGAGCGCCGTGATCGCGACGCCGACGGCGAGCGTGACCGCAAGCGAGACGATCGTCGCGAGCGGCTCCGGTTCCGGGGTTTCGGTCAGGACCGCGACGATCCGCCACCCCAACAGCGGCAGGAAGGCCGAAAGCGAAAGGTAGACGCCGCGGAAGACGGGCCGGGCCGCGGGTCGGCGGGCGACGACCCGGCGGCGCAGGATCGCGAACAGGAAGATGCCCGCGTGCATCGCCGCCAGCACGAAGAGGAAGAGCGGGAAGGCGACGAAGCGGAGAAGGGTGACGCCGCCGACGACCAGCGTCGCCGCGGCAGCGTATCGCGCGAGCGCGGCGCGATCGGTCACTTCGCGGCTCCGGGTTTCGCCACCGGCCGGTCAAGACCGGCCCCGCGGGCGGTGTCGTCGAAGCCGCTGACGAGATGGCAGGCGACCGTATGGTCGGTGCCGACCGACATGACCGGCGGCGGGACGTCTTTGCAGCCTTCCATCGCGAACGGACAGCGCTGCCAGAACCGGCAGCCCGCCGGCGGATCGATCGGGCTCGGAATGTCTCCCTGCAGGATCACGCGATGGCGCTTCTCCTCGGGACGGACGTCGAGGATCGCCGACATCAGCGCCTTGGTATAGGGATGGCGGGGCGATTCGTAGATCTCCTCCACCGATCCGGCCTCCATCACCTTGCCGAGATACATGACGACCATCCGGTCGCAGATGCTCTTCACGACCGCAAGGTTGTGGGAGATGAACACGTAGGTGATGCCGAGCTTGTCCTGAAGGTCGATCAGAAGGTTCAGGATCTGCGCGTGGACGCTCACGTCGAGCGCCGAGACCGGTTCGTCGCAGACGAGGAACTTCGGCTTCATGATGATCGACCGGGCGATGCCGATGCGCTGCCGCTGCCCGCCCGAAAAATCGGACGGATAGCGCGGGAGGTCTTCCTCGGAGAGGCCGACGAGGGCGAGCGTCTCGACGACGCGCGCCCTGATCTCGTCCTCCGTGAGGCCGCCCTGGACGACGAGCGGTTCGGAGACGATCGCCTGGACGGTGAAGCGCGGATTAAGCGAGGAGAACGGATCCTGGAAGATCATCTGCATGTTCCTCCGGAGTTCGCGGAAGGCCTTCCGGTCGAGCGCGTTCAGGTCCTTCCCGAGGAAGGTCACCCTGCCGGCGGTCGGCCGGACCATGCCGACCATCGCGTTCGCGATCGTCGACTTGCCGCATCCGGACTCGCCGACGATGCCGAAGGTTTCGCCTTCGCGTACCGAAAGGGAGACGTCGGTGACGGCTCGGACCTTGCGCTTGCGGGAAAACGGCAGCCCTCCCTTGACCGGGAAGTCGACGGAGATTCCGTCGAGGTCGACGATGACCGGCCGATTGTCCTGTTCGTTCATGGGCGATCGACTCCCTTCGCGAGGAGCGGATACCAGCAGCGGAGCTGCCGTCCGTCCGGAGTCTCGAGCAGCGGCGGCACGTCCTTCCCGCAGAACGCGGTGGCGCGCGGACAGCGCGGATGGAAGTAGCAGCCGCGCGGTTTGTGGAGCGGGTGCGGAACCGTCTCGGGGATCTGGGTGAACTTGCGCTTCTCGTCCCCGAGTTTCGGGACCGAGGCGAGCAGCCCCTTCGTATAGGGGTGCTGGGGGGCGTTGAAGAGGTCGTGGACGGTCGCGCGTTCGACGATCCGGCCGCTGTACATGACGTAGACGACGTCCGCCGTGTTGGCGACGACGGAGAGGTCGTGGGTGATCAGGAGCTGGGCGACGTCGTGCTTCTTCTGCATCTCGTTCAGGACGTCGAGGACCTGTGCCTGGATCGTCACGTCGAGGGCCGTCGTCGGCTCGTCGGCGATGATCAGCTTGGGCATGCAGGCGAAGGCCATCGCGATCATCACGCGCTGGCGCATCCCGCCGGAAAGCTGGTGCGGATAGCTGTTGGCCCGCGATGCGGGTTCGGGGACGCCGACCAGTTCGAGCGCGCGGATCGAGGCCTTGCGGGCGTCATGCGCGTTCATGTGCTCGTGGCGGATGTAGAGTTCGTCGAGCTGGCGGCCGATCGTCATGACGGGGTTCAGAGCGGTCATCGCGTCCTGGAAGATCATCGCCATCCGCTTTCCGCGGATGTCCTGCATCTTCGCTTCCGAGAGGTCGCGGAGGTCTTCGCCGTCGAGCGTGAGCTCGTCGACCCTGACGACCGCCGGCGGCGTCGAAAGGAGCCGCATGACGGCGAGCGCGGAGACGCTCTTGCCGCATCCGGATTCGCCGACGAGGGCGACGCATTCGCCCTTGTGGATGTCGAGGTCGATGCCCTCGACGGCGCGCAGCACGCCCGCCGGGGTCGGGAAGACGACCTTGAGGTTTTTCACCCGAAGCATCAGTTCCCGTTCCATGGCCGGTTCCCCCTTTCGGCGTCCATCTGCGAGAAGACTTCCTCGAGACGGGCGTTGTCGAGATGACGGAACAGCTTGAAGAGACCGTTCGACTGCTTCATCCGCGGGTTCAGCATCTCTTCGAGGGCGAGGCCGATGCGCATGAAGCCGAAGACCGCGAGGAAGATGCCGATGCCGGGGGCGAAGATCCACCACCAGTGGCCGAAGAGGAGGGCGCCGCCGCTCTGGGCCTCGGCGAGCATCTTGCCCCAGCTGATCGCGGTCGGGTCGCCGAGTCCGAGGAACGACAGCCCGGCCTCCGCGACCATGATGCCGGCGCAGGAGAGCGCCGTCGACATGATGAGCAGGTGCGAGACGCCGGGGAGGATGTGGCGGAACATGATCCGGGCGCGGGACGCGCCGGCGAGTTCGGCCGCCTTCACGTAGTTCGCGTTCTTGAGGACGAGCACGAGCGAGCGGATCACGCGGGCGAGCCCGGTCCAGCCGAAGGCGGCGAAGATCGCGATGATCATGAGGTAGCTCCGTCCGAAGAGGTTGGTGAGGACGATGATGAGCGGCAGCGTCGGGATCACGAGCAGGATGTCGACGACGCGCATGATGACGGTGTCAGCGACGCCGCCGGAATAGCCGGCGAGGATTCCGAAGAAGGCGCCGATGAAGGCGATCGCGACGCCCGTCGTGATGCCGATGAGAAGCGAGACGCGGGTGCCGTAGATCAGCATCGAGAAGATGTCCTGGCCGGTCGTGATGGTCGTCCCGAGGAGATGTTCGAGGCTCGGGGCGAGGCCCTTGGCGGCGCGTTCGGTGACGTCGTACGGATCGTAGGGGGCGATCCACGGCGCGAAGACCGCGCAGACGACGAGGAGGGCGACGATCAGAAGGCCGACGCGACCCTTCGGGTGGCGCCAGACCGAGCGGAGGAACCGTCCGATCGGGGCGAGGAAGCGGAGGATCGCGGAACCCGCGGTCCCGAGCGTGCGGACGACGGCCTTCATCGGCGGTCACCCACGGTGACGCGCGGGTCGAGGAGTCCGTAGACGAGTTCGGTGACGAGGTTCGCCGCGATCGCGACCGCCGACATGAAGAGCATGATGCCCATCATCAGCGGATAGTCGTTGGTGGAGTTGGCTTCGAGGAACAGCGTGCCCATGCCGTTCCAGTTGAAGATCTGCTCGATGATGACCGCGCCGCCGATCAGGCCGCTGATCGACATGCCGAGCGAGGTGACGATCGGCAGCATCGCGTTCCGGAGGATGTGCTTGTAGAGAACCGTGCGTGGGGTCAGGCCCTTGGCCTTGGCGGTGAGGATGAAATCCTCGTTGGTCACCGCGATCACGCTGTTGCGCGTGCTCTGGCCGTAGGCGACGATGCCTCCGACCGCCATCGACAGGATCGGCAGGGCGGCGTTGTTCATGACGACCTTGATCGCATCCCAGCTCCAGTCGAATTCGGCGACCATGTTCGGGTTGGTGTAGGCCGGGAAGAGTTCGAACTCGAAGCCGAGGTAGAACGTCAGGATGAGCGCGATGAAGAACGCCGGCAGAGCCGTCGTGAAGGTCGAGGCATTGAGGAGGAGGGTATCCTGCCATCGCCCCCGCTTCCAGGCGGCGAAGGCGCCGATCAGGATTCCGAAGAAGAGGCTGATGACGAGGTTCGTGACCGAGAGCGCGAGCGTCCAGGGAAGGCGTTCGGAGATCAGGTCGGACACCCGCGGAGACCCCGAGCGGAACGACGTGCCGAGGTCGAACCGGGTGAGTCCCTCGAGATAGTTCAGGTATTGCTGGAAGACCGGCACGTCGAAGCCGTACTGCTCCCGGGTGGCCTGCTTGACGATCTCGTACTCGATCTCGGTCATGTTTCCCTGGGGCGGGTAGTACCGTGCGGCCGGGTCGTCGACGCCGAGCCGCGGGATGAAGAAGTCGAGGGTGATGACGACCGCGAAGACGAAGATCGCATAGAGGACGCGCTTGAGGACGTAGATCCGGTTCATGACGCATCCCTCCGTTCCAGGTTCTGCAGCGTATCGGTGTTGAAGACCGTGCTTCCCCGAACCGTGACGTATCCCTGGTAGCGGTCGGTCCGGGCGATCGAGAGGACGTTCGAGCAGTAGAGCGGGACCTTGTAGTATTCGTCGGCGATCATCGACTGGATCGCGAGGATCAGCTCGTACTTGTGCTCGAGGTCGAGCGTCGTCCGCATTTCGCGGATCAGGGCCGTGAGGTCCGGATCGCCGAAGCGGCCGTAGTTCGACGACGTTCCGAGCGTGACGAAATGGGCGAGGTACATGATGTCGAGGTTGGAGATCGTGAACGTGACCCCCTGGATCGTCATGTCGAACTTGGAGTTGTACAGGTACGTCTTCTCGGGACTCGAGCCCTTGGAGGCGAACTCGACCTCGATGCCGATCTTCTGAAGCTGGACCTGCAGGAAGGCGATCGTCTCCTGTTCGCCGACCGATCCGAGGATGTCGAAGGAGACGCGGGCGCCGTCCAGGGTGCGGTAACCCTCTTCGTCGCGCGTCGGCGCGACCTCGTCGAGGAGGGCGTTCGCTTCCGCGATCCGCGCCTCGAGCCCTTCCGGAAGGAGGATCGCGTCGGGGTTGTAGATCAGCGGGTTGGCGGTGCTCATGAGGCCGGCCGCGACCGTCGTCCCGGATCCATTCAGGATCCGCGAGATCAGTTCGTCCTGGTCGATCGCAAGCGCGATCGCGCGGCGGACGCGCACGTCGCCGAGCAGGTCGCGGATCGGATTCTTCTCGCCCGCGACGGGATTCACGTTCATCACGAGCGTCTGCAGGAACAGTCCGGGTGCGTTCGAGACGAACATGTGCTCTCGCTCTTCGAAGAGCGAGAGGTAGTTCGTCGAGATGGCGCTGTCGAGCAGGTCGATGTGACCCTTGAGGAGCGCGTAGATCGCGACGTTCAGCTCCTGGTAGAGGATGAACTTGATCGTGTCGACCTTGTAGAGCGCCGACCCGTCCTCCGCCGTCAGGGCGTAGTCCGCGCGGCGCTCGAGGACGATCACCTGCGCGTTCGACCGGTCGGCGTCGAGGACGTACGGTCCGCAGCCGACGGGATGGCCGTATTGCGCGAGCGTCGCCGCCGTCGGGTCCTTCGAGTTGAGCTGGTTCGTCGGCGTCACGATCGGTTCCCAGATGTGCTCCGGAAGGATCAGGATCGTCGAAAAGAGCGTTGTCACGGCACCCAGGACCTTGTTCACGTGGAGGTACAGGACGGTGTCCCGTTCTTCCTCGGAGATGGCGTAGCCCATGTCCGCGGCACCGTGGCCGTAGGTGAAGATGCCCTGTTCCACGAGCGTGCCGGAGGAGTATCCGTGCTGCAGGTCGCTCGTCCAGGCGAGCGCCCCCGCATGGTTGGACAGGGTGTTGTTGGTGGCGATGTCGAACGTGTAGTACACGTCCTCCGCCGTCACCGGCATCCCGTCGCTCCAGGTGAGCCCCTCGTTCAGGACGACCTTCACGGGAAGATAGGTCTTGTCCGCGGCGCCGTAGATGGCCTCGACGCGGTCGTAGTCGACCGAACCGTCTTCGCGGAGGAGCGGCTCGCCGGCATCGTCGACATAGTACCATTCCTTCGCGATCAGGCCCTCGAACAGGCCGGTCTCCTCGTTGTAGGTGAACAGGGTGCTGTAGAGCATGCTGGCGATCGTCGGGGCGATGCCGTCGCGCGACAGCCATGGCATGAAGGAGACGGGGAACGAAGAGGCGACCACGCCGGCGTAGAGCGTGTTCGAGGCGTCGGTCCGCCGTTCGTACTCGCTTGCCTGGCAACCCGCCGCGCTGAAGGCGAGAAGCGCCGCGAGGACGAGGAGCGCGCATTTGCGTTTCATGGGGATCGCTTCCTTCCTGGATAAGGGATTGCGCACGGGCCGGGGAGGAAAAGGCAGAATCCCGAAAGAACGAGGTTCTGCCTTCTGCGCGGGGCTTCGGTGCGGGGTTGTCGGGTCACTTCTGGTACGGATATTCCATCTGGGTGCCGAAGCCGTCCTTCGTCACGCAGTTGTCGTAGATCTCCTCGATCCGGAACACGTAGGCGGGATAGCGGAGCCAGCGGTTCATGTCGGGACGGTGGTAGACGTCGTGCTGCGCGTTCAGAAACTGCTGGTAGATCTCGCGCTTGCCGGAATCGGTCTCGTCGTGGATCTCCATCTTGCCGCGAAGCTCGTAGCTGATCATCGGCGGCTGATAGAAGAGCATCGTCGCCTCCGGATTGGCCTTGTAGTTGGCGTAGCTGTGCTTCTTCGCCATCTCGAGCGAGCCGATGCACGTGAAGTCGACGCGGTCGCGCGCTTCCGGGCCGTACATGTACTTGACGAGCAGGGCAAGGCCGCGGTCGCTGTATTCCTTGTCCTCGGGCGTCCAGCTCCGGATGTGCTCCATGTAGGCGGCGAGAGTCTTCTCGAGGTATTCCGGCTTCGGCATGAAGCCGATGCCCTTGATCGAGGCGTTCAGGCCGGCGGGGCCGTGGGAGATCAGGGCCGGGTCGTGGGAACAGAACGAGAGGAACATCTTCTCGTTGGACATCTCTTCCTTGTTGACGAGTTTCATGACGGTGTTCGCACGGGTGTGGAACGCCCAGTTGAAGAAGCTTTCTGCGGTTTTCATAGGATCCTCCTGTCGGTTATGGTGTGAGGCGCGTCCGCGCGACGGCGCGGACGCGTCCCGTGTGTTCGGTTATTCGACGACGACCGGTTCCGGAATCGCCAGCGTCCGGTCGGCGCGGCTGCCCATCGAGGACGCCTTGACGTTCAGGGTGAGGCTGCCGTCCGCATGGATCGTGCCGGGAAGGGCGGTTCCGCCTTCGGGGGTGATGGTGATGACGAGACCCTCGACCGTGAAGGTGCCGACCTCATCGAAGGTGTAGGGCTCTTCACCCATCATGAAGTCACTGTGGAACGCGTAGTTGCCGAGGACGTCGAAGGTGATCGTGTACTCGTAGACGACTTCGGATCCCATCGCGGACACGGTATGGGTGCCGGCGTAGGCGGTGTCGTAGGAAAGCGCGGTGACGGCGACGGTGCGGAGCGCTCGGCTGCCCATCGAAGAGGCCTTGAGGGGCAGGCTGAGCGTGCCGTCCTCGCCGATCGTGCCTTCGGCGGCGTCGCCGCCGTCCGGCGTGAGCGTGATCGCCAGGCCGGTGGCCGCATAGGTGCCGACCTCGTCGTAGGTGTAGGTCTCCTCGCTCATCACGAAGGCGCTGTGGAAACTGTAGGTGCCGTCGAGCGAAAGGACGATGTAGTAGTGGTAGACGACGGGGGTGCCCATCGCCGAAACCTCATGCGAACCGACGTAGTAGAGGTCGAATTCCAATTCGGTCGGCGCGAGCGTGCGCAGCGCGCGGGATCCCATCTCGGAGGCCTTGACGGGGGCGGAGATGGATCCGTCGGGGGCGACCGTGCCGGTCGCGGCCGATCCGCCTTCCGGCGTCATCGTGAGCACGTCTCCGGCGACCGAGTACGTTCCGGTCTCCTCGAAGCTGTAGGCTTCTTCGCCCATTTCGAAGACGCTGCGGAACGCGTATGCGCCATCGGCGAAGATCAGGACATAGTGGTAGACGACTTCGCTTCCCATCGCGCTGACGGTATGCGATCCGTAGTAGTTGCCCTCGACGACGGCGTCGGCGACGGTGGTGGTCGACGGGACCGTGGTGGTCGTGGTCGGCGCGGTGGTGGCGGTCGTGACGGCGGCGGTGGTGGACGCGGTCGTCGACGGTGCGGTCGTGGTCGTCTCGCAGGCGATCATCGCCGCGCAGAAGACGAGCCCGAGTAACAACATGATTGCCTTTTTCATCTGTTTGATCCTCCCGATCTATTTGTATTGTTTTCAGCCTTGGGGACAACGTTCCGCGACGGGACCGTCATTTCTTCAGGATGAAGCCGTAGGTGACTTCGCCGACGACGAAGTTGACGTTGAGTCCGGACGAGGAGATCACGCACTTGGTCGTGACCGCGCCGAACTTGAGGTTCACCGAGAGCGGGAAGCCGCCGACGGTGAAGGTCCCGGACTGTTCGAGGACGGCATCGCCGCCGGCCGCGGGGGTGATCGCGACGGTGTAGGTGCCGTCGGCGGCGAGGACGACGACGCCCTCGTAGTCGACTTCCTCGACGGTCGTCGTGCCGGTGAAGATGCCGTTCACGTAGTCGTGGTAGCCCTTCACGGAGGCGGAACCCGAACCGTCCGCCGCATCCGGCCATTCGACGGTGAGGACGTATCCCGAGAGCGTTCCGGTGCGCGAAGCACCTTCGGAAGGCTGGAGGGTGATCGCCGTGCCGGAGACCGCGAAGGTGCCCGTTTCGGTCCAGGGCGTCCCTTCCGGTTCGCCCACGGAGACCTGGTAGCCGCCGAAGCGGTCGAGCGCCACGACGACCCCGAGGGATCCTTCGGCGGTCATGCCGAGATAGGTTCCCGCATAGGCGTTGGTGGTGGCGACGCGGAGATGGCGCGACTCGCGGGCGGCCATCTCGGAGGGTTTGATCGCGACGTCGAGGCTGCCGTCCTGATTGATCGTTCCGGTCACGGTCTCCCCTTCCTCGGGCGTGAGCGAGAGGGTCGATCCGTCGACGGCGAAGACGCCGGACTCGTCGTAGACGTATTCCTCCCCGCCGGTCTCGAAGGTGCTCTGGAAGGCGTACTGGCAACCGCTCTTGAGACTGAGCGTGTAGTCGTACTCGACCGATCCGCCCATCGCCTCGACGGTATGGCTCCCGGCGTAGACGCCGAGCTGACTCTCGTACATGATGATCATCGCGTAGAGATGGTAGACGATTTCGGGGTTCTCCTCGTCCACGACCTCGTAGTGCAGGTTCGACGACCCGTACGGCAGCGCCGTGGCGAAGAGCAGGTTCCTGCCATCCAGGTGGAAGGTGCTCGTCTTCGGCGTTTCGGTGGTCGAATCGCTGTAGAGGAACATGTAGGTGTCGCCCATCGAGCCGATCGTGCCGTGACCCTTGTCGACGGTGAAGGTGCGGTCGGGCGAGAGCTGGAAGGTGTCGTCCTCCGAGATCCGCAGGTAGACGACGAGCGGCATCCCGAGGTTGGTGATGTCGATCTCGTATTCGCCGACGAGCGAAGGCCTGCCGGTGGTGGTGACGGCTTCGGTGGTCGTCTTGCCGCAGGCGGCGAAGGCGAGAAGCGCGAAGACGGCGAGAAGGAACGCAAGGAAGCGGTATCCTGTGGATTTCATGGTGACGGTCTCCTTTCCCGATCGCCGGACGCCCGTGACGAAGGGCGGCCGTGCGAAGCATCTGCTTTTGCGATAACACTACACCACGTGCGGGTGCGTGTCAATAATGTACGGAAAAATCGGTTCCCGATCGGGCGCAATCGCCGTCACCGTGTTACCATAGTGCTATGCCCGACGCCCTTTTCGCCCCCGGCGTTGACGGAGGGTGGCAACCGTGTTACGATGGAAGGCGGTTCCGACGCTTCCACCCCGGTCGGAACGGGAGGATCCCCGATGACCGGCACGAACCATGAACAGGCTTTCCTGGAACTGCTTCAGACGGAGATCGTCCCGTCGATCGGATGTACCGAGCCGGTCGCGATCGCCTTCGCCGCGGCCCTCGCCCGGCGCAGCTTCCACGCCCTTCCGGAACGCATGCACGTCCGCGTGAGCGCCAGTCTCTACAAAAACGCGCGCAAGGCGGTCGTCCCCCATACCGAAGGTCTGTCCGGAGTCGCCGCCGCGGCCGTCGCCGGTCTCGTCGGCGGCCGTTCCGAACTGGGACTTCGCGTCCTCGAGACGATCGGCGAATCCCATCTCGAGTTCATCCGGAAGTATCTCGAAACGCCCTTCTGCGCCGTCGAGGTCGACTCCGCCGATGCCGACTTCTCCTGCATCGTCACGCTCTGGTCGGGCGCGCGCAACGCCTTCGTGGTGCTCCGCGGATCGCACACGAACGTCGAACGGATCGAGGTCGACGGCGTCGTCCTGCCGACGGAACGCTTGGCCGACCCGATCGTCGGCCGGCGCTCCGACGTCTTCCGCGACGTCGCCTTCCGCGACCTGTACGAGTTCGCGAAGACGGTTTCGCTCGAACGCATCGAACCGATCGTGAAACCGCAGGCGGAAGCCAACATGAACATCGCCAGGGTCGGCCTCGAGCGCACCGAAGGCGCGCGTCTGGGCACGCTCTATCCGACCCTCGACCCGTCCCTCCTCGGCCGCATGAAGGCGGCGACCGCCGCCGCCATCGAAGCCCGCATGGCCGGCGCCCCCCTTCCCGTCTACATCAACTCGGGATCCGGCAACCAGGGCATCTCGGCTTCCGTCCCGATCGTCGTCTATGCGGCCGAATCCGCCATCCCCCGCGAACGGCTGATGCGCGCCCTCGTATTCTCCAATCTGGTCGCCCTCTACCAGAAGGCCCAGGTCGGAACGCTTTCGGCCTATTGCGGCGCCGTCGGCGCCGTCGCCGCCTCCGCCTGCGGCATCGTCCTGATGAACGGCGGCACGTGCGACGAGGCCGCCGCGGTTCTCGAGGACACCCTCGCGATCACCGCCGGACTGGTCTGCGACGGCGCGAAGGCCTCCTGCGGTGCGAAAGCCGCGCTCGCGCTCGAGGCGGCGGCCGTCTCCGCCGCGCTCGTGCGGCGCAAGGGGACGTTCGAGTCCTCGGAAGGAATCATCGGCCCCTCGGTCGAGGACACCGTCGGGACCGTCGGGAGAATCGCGCGCGAAGGCATGGCCGACGTCGACAAGGTTCTCGTCGACGCGATGTGCAGCCGCGACGGCATCCGTTTCCGCTGACCCTCCGGACGCACGGCTCGACGACAGGAAAAGGCGACCTC
This window contains:
- a CDS encoding ABC transporter permease, with the protein product MNRIYVLKRVLYAIFVFAVVITLDFFIPRLGVDDPAARYYPPQGNMTEIEYEIVKQATREQYGFDVPVFQQYLNYLEGLTRFDLGTSFRSGSPRVSDLISERLPWTLALSVTNLVISLFFGILIGAFAAWKRGRWQDTLLLNASTFTTALPAFFIALILTFYLGFEFELFPAYTNPNMVAEFDWSWDAIKVVMNNAALPILSMAVGGIVAYGQSTRNSVIAVTNEDFILTAKAKGLTPRTVLYKHILRNAMLPIVTSLGMSISGLIGGAVIIEQIFNWNGMGTLFLEANSTNDYPLMMGIMLFMSAVAIAANLVTELVYGLLDPRVTVGDRR
- the hutH gene encoding histidine ammonia-lyase — translated: MLHLNGSDLDLQGFIRVARRNEGVAISADSMERTKIARAFVDAVADAGTPVYGINTGFGKLSDVKIAKRDVGLLQKNLIMSHACGVGNPLPVDAVRGMMLLRVNALVKGYSGVRPETVLKLVEFLNRGITPVVYEKGSLGASGDLAPLSQMCLPLLALGEVWVDGKRLPALEGLAQKGVAPIESLGAKEGIALINGTQAMTAIGALALYDCFRLARQADLAASLTFEALGGIPASLDPRVHALRNQSGQIDSAKRILANLAGSKHLTRPGEKRVQDAYSLRCAPQVHGASLGAFRYVKGIVEAEMNAVTDNPIVFPDAGDAVSAGNFHGQPLALAFDYLGIAVAELADISERRLERLVNPQLSEGLPPFLGTNCGVNSGFMIVQYSAASLVSENKVLAHPASVDSIPSSANQEDHVSMGTIAARKALEIVGNVRKVIAMETMSACQAIDLRPAAELGAFTTKAHAAFRRRIPKVESDVVMYPLIEAADGFLRSEDYDREVYGGEPCDE
- a CDS encoding oligopeptide/dipeptide ABC transporter ATP-binding protein yields the protein MNEQDNRPVIVDLDGISVDFPVKGGLPFSRKRKVRAVTDVSLSVREGETFGIVGESGCGKSTIANAMVGMVRPTAGRVTFLGKDLNALDRKAFRELRRNMQMIFQDPFSSLNPRFTVQAIVSEPLVVQGGLTEDEIRARVVETLALVGLSEEDLPRYPSDFSGGQRQRIGIARSIIMKPKFLVCDEPVSALDVSVHAQILNLLIDLQDKLGITYVFISHNLAVVKSICDRMVVMYLGKVMEAGSVEEIYESPRHPYTKALMSAILDVRPEEKRHRVILQGDIPSPIDPPAGCRFWQRCPFAMEGCKDVPPPVMSVGTDHTVACHLVSGFDDTARGAGLDRPVAKPGAAK
- a CDS encoding ABC transporter permease, with the translated sequence MKAVVRTLGTAGSAILRFLAPIGRFLRSVWRHPKGRVGLLIVALLVVCAVFAPWIAPYDPYDVTERAAKGLAPSLEHLLGTTITTGQDIFSMLIYGTRVSLLIGITTGVAIAFIGAFFGILAGYSGGVADTVIMRVVDILLVIPTLPLIIVLTNLFGRSYLMIIAIFAAFGWTGLARVIRSLVLVLKNANYVKAAELAGASRARIMFRHILPGVSHLLIMSTALSCAGIMVAEAGLSFLGLGDPTAISWGKMLAEAQSGGALLFGHWWWIFAPGIGIFLAVFGFMRIGLALEEMLNPRMKQSNGLFKLFRHLDNARLEEVFSQMDAERGNRPWNGN
- a CDS encoding ABC transporter ATP-binding protein, with product MERELMLRVKNLKVVFPTPAGVLRAVEGIDLDIHKGECVALVGESGCGKSVSALAVMRLLSTPPAVVRVDELTLDGEDLRDLSEAKMQDIRGKRMAMIFQDAMTALNPVMTIGRQLDELYIRHEHMNAHDARKASIRALELVGVPEPASRANSYPHQLSGGMRQRVMIAMAFACMPKLIIADEPTTALDVTIQAQVLDVLNEMQKKHDVAQLLITHDLSVVANTADVVYVMYSGRIVERATVHDLFNAPQHPYTKGLLASVPKLGDEKRKFTQIPETVPHPLHKPRGCYFHPRCPRATAFCGKDVPPLLETPDGRQLRCWYPLLAKGVDRP
- a CDS encoding YerC/YecD family TrpR-related protein, which translates into the protein MPYESKLACADADTLFEAILSLRNAEECYRFFSDLCTVKELRDMCQRFHIAKLLDQKVSFQIIMSQIPASTATIGRVNRSLKYGENGYQIVLPRLKKPASGR